In a genomic window of Rhodovulum sp. P5:
- the moaB gene encoding molybdenum cofactor biosynthesis protein B — protein sequence MATIDESKAFIPVRIAVLTVSDSRSMEDDRSGQTLADRIAGAGHVLADRTILPDERDQIAGQLRQWCADPDIDVIISTGGTGLTGRDVTVEAHRDVYEKEIEAFATVFTIVSMQKIGTSAVQSRATGGVAQGTYLFALPGSPGACKDAWDEILVHQFDYRHRPCNFVEIFPRLDEHRRRK from the coding sequence ATGGCCACGATCGACGAGAGCAAGGCGTTCATCCCGGTCCGCATCGCGGTGCTGACCGTCTCTGACAGCCGCAGCATGGAGGATGACCGGTCAGGGCAGACGCTCGCCGACCGGATCGCCGGGGCCGGGCATGTCCTTGCGGACCGCACGATCCTGCCCGACGAACGGGACCAGATCGCCGGCCAGCTTCGCCAGTGGTGCGCCGACCCGGACATCGACGTGATCATCTCGACCGGCGGCACGGGGCTGACGGGGCGCGACGTGACGGTAGAGGCCCATCGGGACGTCTATGAGAAGGAGATCGAGGCGTTCGCCACGGTCTTTACCATCGTGTCGATGCAGAAAATCGGCACCTCGGCCGTGCAAAGCCGCGCAACGGGGGGCGTGGCACAGGGAACCTATCTGTTCGCGCTGCCCGGCAGCCCCGGCGCCTGCAAGGATGCGTGGGACGAAATCCTCGTCCACCAGTTCGATTATCGCCACCGCCCGTGCAATTTCGTCGAGATCTTCCCGCGGCTCGACGAACACCGGCGACGGAAGTAG
- the plsY gene encoding glycerol-3-phosphate 1-O-acyltransferase PlsY — translation MPVFETAPLILGLVALLAYLLGAVPFGIVMARLFGLGDLRKIGSGNIGATNVLRTGNKLAAFLTLVLDAGKGGIAVLVARALVGEDAAQIAGFAAFLGHLFPVYLGFKGGKGVATFLGTVLALAWPVGLAACGTWLAVALSLRYSSLSALTAAALSPVWAIVFGRADMAVLALLLAVLIFLRHRSNIGRLLAGTEPKIGKKT, via the coding sequence ATGCCTGTATTCGAGACCGCCCCCCTGATCCTCGGCCTTGTAGCCCTTCTGGCCTATCTGCTGGGGGCCGTGCCCTTCGGCATCGTGATGGCGCGCCTGTTCGGTCTTGGCGATCTGCGCAAGATCGGGTCGGGCAATATCGGGGCCACGAACGTCCTGCGGACCGGCAACAAGCTGGCCGCGTTCCTGACGCTGGTGCTGGACGCGGGCAAGGGGGGCATCGCCGTCCTGGTCGCGCGGGCGCTGGTGGGCGAAGACGCGGCGCAGATCGCGGGCTTCGCGGCTTTCCTTGGCCATCTGTTCCCGGTCTACCTGGGCTTCAAGGGGGGCAAGGGGGTTGCCACCTTCCTTGGTACGGTGCTGGCGCTGGCATGGCCCGTGGGGCTGGCCGCCTGCGGGACATGGCTCGCCGTGGCGCTCAGCCTGCGCTACTCGTCCCTTTCGGCGCTGACGGCGGCGGCCCTGTCACCGGTCTGGGCCATCGTGTTCGGTCGCGCCGATATGGCCGTGCTTGCCCTGCTGTTGGCCGTTTTGATCTTTTTGCGGCACCGGTCGAACATTGGGCGGCTTTTGGCCGGGACCGAACCGAAGATCGGCAAGAAGACGTAA
- the pyrC gene encoding dihydroorotase, translating into MTTLFANARLIDPEALTETPGWLLVEGGRILGTGTGEAPEAAETVDCKGKCLAPGIVDIGVKVCEPGERHKESFGSAGMAAAAGGVTTMVTRPDTDPAIDTPEVLEFVTRRAREASPVRIKPMATLTKRREGREMVEIGFLQDAGAVAFTDGDRVVENTKVLSRAMTYARSLNALVMAHPQDPGLSAGACATSGKFASLRGLPAVSPMAERMGLDRDLALVEMTGAKYHADQITTARALPALERAKQNGRDVTAGVSIHHLTLNELDVGNYRTFFKVKPPLRCEDDRLALVEAVASGLIDVISSMHTPQDEESKRLPYEEAASGAVGLETLLPAAMRLVHAGAISLPRLWRALSLNPARRLGLSRGRLTAGAPADLVLFDPDAPFVLDRFTLRSKSKNTPFDGARMEGRVLGTWVAGACVFDGS; encoded by the coding sequence ATGACGACTCTCTTCGCCAATGCCCGACTGATCGACCCCGAGGCGCTGACGGAGACGCCCGGCTGGCTGCTGGTGGAGGGTGGGCGGATCCTGGGCACCGGGACGGGCGAGGCCCCCGAAGCGGCAGAGACCGTCGACTGCAAGGGCAAATGTCTTGCCCCCGGGATCGTCGATATCGGCGTGAAGGTGTGCGAACCGGGGGAGCGGCACAAGGAAAGCTTTGGCTCTGCCGGGATGGCCGCGGCGGCGGGGGGCGTGACGACCATGGTCACCCGGCCTGACACGGACCCGGCCATCGACACGCCCGAAGTGCTGGAATTCGTCACCCGCCGCGCGCGAGAGGCATCGCCGGTCCGGATCAAGCCCATGGCCACGCTGACCAAGCGGCGCGAGGGGCGCGAGATGGTCGAGATCGGGTTTCTTCAGGATGCCGGGGCGGTCGCCTTTACCGATGGTGACCGGGTGGTCGAGAATACCAAGGTCCTGTCCCGCGCGATGACCTATGCCCGGTCGCTGAATGCGCTGGTCATGGCCCATCCGCAGGATCCGGGGCTGTCAGCCGGGGCCTGCGCGACGTCGGGCAAGTTCGCCTCGCTCCGCGGTCTGCCGGCGGTGTCGCCGATGGCAGAGCGGATGGGGCTCGACCGGGACCTCGCGCTGGTAGAGATGACCGGGGCGAAATATCACGCCGACCAGATCACCACCGCCCGGGCGCTTCCGGCACTGGAGCGGGCCAAGCAGAACGGGCGCGACGTGACGGCGGGGGTGTCGATCCACCATCTGACGCTGAACGAACTGGACGTCGGAAACTACCGCACCTTCTTCAAGGTCAAGCCGCCGCTGCGCTGTGAGGATGACCGGCTGGCACTGGTCGAAGCCGTCGCCAGCGGGCTGATCGACGTGATCTCCTCCATGCACACGCCGCAGGACGAGGAATCCAAACGCCTTCCCTATGAGGAGGCGGCGAGCGGTGCGGTGGGTCTGGAAACGCTTTTGCCCGCGGCGATGCGGCTTGTTCATGCGGGGGCGATTTCGCTGCCCCGGCTTTGGCGGGCGCTGTCGCTGAACCCCGCCCGGCGGTTGGGGCTGAGCCGCGGGCGCCTTACCGCAGGTGCGCCGGCCGACCTGGTCCTGTTCGACCCCGACGCGCCCTTCGTGCTCGACCGGTTCACGCTCCGCTCCAAGTCCAAGAACACGCCGTTCGACGGCGCGCGGATGGAGGGGCGGGTGCTTGGCACCTGGGTTGCGGGCGCCTGTGTATTCGACGGAAGCTGA
- a CDS encoding LysE family translocator, with the protein MLAVDPLTLVAFIPAAVALNLTPGADMMFCLGQGLRGGWRAAIAAALGITLGCFVHVLIAGLGLGVVVATVPWLFDVIRWVGVGYLLWLAWGAIRHGALAPDLPPVSPRRAFREALVVNLTNPKVILFVLAFLPQFVRPERGPVLVQFVVLGAILAFGGLIVNGAVGIFAGGARRLFMGSRAVQRGLGAVSAAIFTALALRLAFLQRS; encoded by the coding sequence ATGCTTGCGGTCGACCCTCTGACCCTTGTGGCCTTTATCCCGGCGGCGGTTGCGCTGAACCTCACACCCGGGGCCGACATGATGTTCTGCCTCGGGCAGGGCCTGCGCGGGGGCTGGCGCGCGGCAATCGCCGCGGCGCTTGGCATCACGCTGGGTTGTTTCGTCCACGTCCTGATCGCGGGGCTGGGGCTGGGCGTGGTGGTGGCCACCGTGCCCTGGCTGTTCGACGTGATCCGCTGGGTTGGCGTGGGCTATCTGCTCTGGCTTGCCTGGGGGGCGATCCGGCACGGGGCGCTGGCGCCCGATCTGCCGCCGGTCTCTCCGCGCCGGGCGTTCCGCGAGGCGCTGGTGGTCAATCTGACAAACCCCAAGGTGATCCTTTTCGTGCTTGCCTTCCTGCCGCAATTCGTGCGCCCCGAGCGTGGGCCGGTGCTGGTGCAGTTCGTTGTCCTTGGCGCAATCCTGGCCTTCGGCGGGCTTATCGTGAACGGCGCTGTCGGGATTTTCGCGGGCGGCGCGCGGCGGCTTTTCATGGGATCGCGCGCGGTACAGCGGGGTCTGGGCGCGGTGTCAGCGGCGATCTTCACGGCCCTTGCGCTGCGGCTCGCCTTTCTGCAAAGGAGTTGA
- a CDS encoding efflux RND transporter permease subunit translates to MSGKVASAAGGILSYFTRHATAANLLMVVLIALGLAAAPRMRAQFFPDVVIDTVTVSVVWDGAGAEDVDAGIVQLLEPALRAVEGVEETESRAVEGSARISIDFEPGWDMARAADDVQAAVDSITDLPEEAEEPEVRRGAWRDRVTDIVITGPVAVDQLGRFADELVARLFEAGVTRTTIRGVAAAETVVEVPSAELIRHDVTMSEIAAVIAAEADTSPAGDVSGGNSRVRTGGEKRSADQLAGIVLRANDDGSNLTLGDVATIRVEGADRERSYFVGAEPAISIRVDRSDKGDAIELQHRVEDVVAALQPTLPPEVSVELIRTRAEYISGRLDILLNNGLLGLGLVLALLFLFLNARTAFWVAAGIPTAMLATVALMYAAGITINMISLFALIIVLGMVVDDAIVVGEHADFRARRLRENPVLAAENAARRMSGPVFSSTLTTIIAFSALAMIGGRMGNMISDIPFTVIAVLTASLVECFLILPNHMAHALTHTAKEHWYDWPSRTFNRGFRWFRETIFRPFMAGVIWARYPVLALTVLLLASQIALFVRGDIPWRFFNAPEQSSVSGNFMMLPGATRDDTMAMMREMQRATEAVASRYEEQYGVNPLDYVIAEVGGNTGRGMSGSDTKDADLLGSIAIELIDADLRPYSSFAFVGELQDEVRNHPKVETVSFRSWRSGPQGDALDVQFFGADADTLKAASEKLKTDLAQYGEVSAVEDNMAYDKEEFILDLTAQGAALGFTIDDLGRVLRHRLNGIEAATYPDGPRSAAIRVELPEGELTADFLERTLLRAPGGEYLPLADIVTVERRTGFSTVRRENGLRVVSITGDISEDDAARAEEIMTELEEVILPGIESDFGVGWRMSGLAEQEREFMADAKLGLMLCLIGIYLVLAWIFSSWTRPVVVMAIIPFGLVGTIYGHMQWDVPLSMFTVVGLIGMVGIIINDSIVLVSTVDEYAENRGLVPAIVDAASDRLRPVLLTTLTTVLGLAPLLFEKSQQAQFLKPTVITLVYGLGFGVVLVLLVVPALLAMQQDVGKQLRAVRHALNAPAKARGIAVITGGAVVALALLFAATLGTAMVTGALPGLLTALLPGLADAPAMGAALVLFLSGAAIVLTLVYYGAALAFRASRA, encoded by the coding sequence ATGTCCGGCAAGGTTGCGAGCGCCGCAGGCGGCATCCTGTCCTACTTCACGCGCCACGCCACGGCCGCCAACCTGTTGATGGTCGTGCTGATCGCACTGGGTCTGGCGGCCGCCCCCCGGATGCGGGCGCAGTTCTTCCCCGATGTCGTCATCGACACGGTCACGGTCAGCGTTGTCTGGGATGGTGCCGGGGCAGAGGACGTGGATGCCGGGATCGTTCAACTGCTCGAACCCGCCTTGCGCGCCGTCGAAGGCGTGGAGGAAACGGAATCCCGCGCGGTCGAGGGCAGCGCCCGGATCAGCATCGATTTCGAACCGGGCTGGGACATGGCGCGCGCCGCCGATGACGTGCAGGCCGCCGTCGACAGCATCACCGACCTGCCCGAAGAGGCCGAGGAGCCCGAGGTCCGCCGCGGTGCGTGGCGCGACCGGGTCACCGATATCGTCATCACCGGGCCCGTCGCGGTGGACCAGCTTGGCCGCTTTGCCGACGAACTGGTCGCGCGCCTGTTCGAGGCCGGGGTGACGCGCACGACAATTCGCGGCGTCGCCGCCGCCGAAACCGTGGTCGAGGTCCCGTCGGCGGAACTGATCCGCCATGACGTGACGATGTCGGAAATCGCCGCTGTAATCGCGGCGGAGGCCGACACCTCCCCCGCCGGCGATGTTTCGGGCGGCAATTCGCGCGTGCGAACCGGCGGCGAAAAGCGCAGCGCCGACCAACTGGCCGGGATCGTCCTGCGTGCCAATGACGACGGGTCGAACCTGACCCTTGGCGATGTCGCCACGATCCGGGTCGAGGGCGCGGATCGCGAGCGCAGCTATTTCGTGGGCGCCGAACCCGCGATCTCGATCCGCGTCGACCGGTCGGACAAGGGGGACGCGATCGAATTGCAGCACCGGGTCGAAGATGTCGTGGCCGCGTTGCAGCCGACCCTGCCACCCGAGGTCAGTGTCGAACTGATCCGGACGCGTGCCGAGTATATCTCGGGCCGTCTCGACATCCTTCTGAACAACGGCCTTCTGGGGCTGGGGCTTGTGCTTGCGCTCCTGTTCCTGTTCCTCAACGCGCGCACGGCGTTCTGGGTGGCAGCGGGGATTCCGACCGCGATGCTGGCCACCGTCGCGCTGATGTATGCCGCGGGCATCACCATCAACATGATCTCGCTTTTCGCGCTGATCATCGTGCTGGGCATGGTGGTGGACGATGCCATCGTGGTGGGCGAACATGCCGATTTCCGGGCGCGGCGCCTGCGGGAAAACCCGGTTCTCGCGGCCGAGAACGCGGCGCGGCGCATGTCAGGGCCGGTGTTCTCGTCAACGCTGACGACGATCATCGCCTTTTCCGCGCTGGCGATGATCGGCGGGCGGATGGGCAACATGATCTCCGACATTCCGTTCACGGTGATCGCGGTGCTGACCGCCTCGCTGGTCGAATGCTTCCTGATCCTGCCCAACCACATGGCCCATGCCCTGACCCACACCGCGAAGGAGCATTGGTACGACTGGCCCTCCCGCACCTTCAACCGCGGCTTCCGCTGGTTCCGGGAAACGATCTTCCGGCCCTTCATGGCCGGGGTGATCTGGGCGCGCTATCCGGTTCTGGCGCTGACGGTCCTTTTGCTGGCCAGCCAGATCGCGCTGTTCGTGCGGGGCGATATCCCGTGGCGGTTCTTCAACGCGCCGGAACAAAGCTCGGTCTCGGGCAACTTCATGATGCTGCCCGGCGCCACGCGCGACGACACCATGGCCATGATGCGCGAGATGCAGCGCGCGACCGAGGCGGTGGCCAGCCGCTATGAAGAGCAATACGGCGTCAACCCGCTGGACTACGTGATCGCCGAGGTCGGCGGGAACACCGGGCGCGGCATGTCGGGATCGGACACCAAGGATGCCGATCTCTTGGGCTCCATCGCCATCGAACTGATCGATGCCGATCTGCGCCCCTATTCCTCCTTCGCCTTCGTGGGCGAGTTGCAGGACGAGGTGCGCAACCATCCCAAGGTCGAAACCGTCAGCTTCCGCAGCTGGCGCTCCGGCCCGCAGGGGGATGCGCTGGACGTGCAGTTCTTCGGCGCCGATGCCGATACGCTGAAGGCCGCGTCTGAGAAGCTGAAGACCGATCTGGCGCAATATGGCGAGGTCTCGGCCGTCGAGGACAACATGGCCTATGACAAGGAGGAGTTCATCCTCGACCTCACCGCGCAGGGGGCCGCACTGGGCTTCACCATCGACGACTTGGGGCGGGTCCTGCGCCACCGCCTGAACGGGATCGAGGCCGCGACCTACCCCGACGGCCCGCGCTCTGCCGCGATCCGGGTGGAACTGCCCGAAGGCGAACTGACCGCCGATTTCCTTGAACGCACCCTGCTCCGGGCGCCGGGCGGAGAGTACCTGCCGCTGGCCGATATCGTCACGGTGGAGCGGCGCACGGGCTTTTCCACCGTCCGGCGGGAGAACGGGCTGCGCGTGGTCTCCATCACCGGCGATATTTCCGAGGACGACGCCGCGCGGGCCGAGGAGATCATGACCGAACTGGAAGAGGTGATCCTGCCCGGCATCGAAAGCGATTTCGGCGTCGGCTGGCGCATGTCCGGCCTGGCGGAGCAGGAGCGGGAATTCATGGCCGATGCCAAGCTGGGGCTGATGCTCTGCCTGATCGGCATCTACCTTGTGCTGGCCTGGATCTTCTCAAGCTGGACGCGGCCGGTTGTGGTGATGGCGATCATTCCGTTCGGACTGGTGGGCACGATCTACGGGCATATGCAATGGGACGTGCCGCTGTCGATGTTCACGGTGGTCGGGCTGATCGGGATGGTGGGCATCATCATCAACGACTCCATCGTTCTTGTCAGCACGGTGGACGAATATGCGGAGAATCGCGGGCTTGTACCGGCCATCGTCGATGCGGCCTCTGACCGTTTGCGGCCGGTTCTCCTGACGACACTGACAACGGTCTTGGGGCTGGCCCCGCTTCTGTTCGAGAAATCGCAGCAGGCGCAATTCCTGAAACCCACGGTGATCACACTGGTCTACGGGCTTGGCTTCGGGGTGGTGCTGGTTTTGCTGGTGGTGCCGGCGCTTCTGGCGATGCAGCAGGATGTG
- a CDS encoding uracil-DNA glycosylase family protein has product MDSGMDSHTALALLQWQIELGVTEAIGDAPVNRYQAEAQKPAAAPPAPHAVAAPVRPPAMQLDPVEVARSAATSASDLEGLQAALGAFEFCELKRGARSLVFADGNPAARVMVIGEAPGRDEDIQGKPFVGKAGQLLDKMFACIGMTRQSPAPEAALYITNVLPWRPPQNRDPKPEEVAMMLPFLERHVELAGPDVLILMGNHSCGALLGRKGITRLRGHWVEALGRPALPMFHPAYLLRNPHAKREAWHDLLMLQARLREG; this is encoded by the coding sequence ATGGATTCGGGGATGGACAGCCACACGGCCCTTGCGCTTCTGCAATGGCAGATCGAACTCGGCGTGACCGAGGCGATCGGCGATGCCCCCGTGAACCGGTATCAGGCCGAAGCCCAGAAACCCGCGGCAGCGCCGCCTGCACCACACGCCGTCGCGGCGCCGGTCCGCCCCCCCGCGATGCAGCTCGACCCGGTCGAAGTCGCGCGGAGCGCCGCGACAAGCGCAAGCGATCTGGAAGGGCTACAGGCCGCGCTGGGGGCGTTCGAATTCTGCGAGTTGAAAAGGGGCGCCCGAAGCCTCGTCTTCGCCGACGGCAACCCGGCCGCGCGTGTGATGGTGATCGGAGAGGCCCCGGGCCGGGACGAGGATATCCAGGGCAAGCCCTTCGTCGGCAAGGCCGGGCAATTGCTGGATAAGATGTTTGCCTGCATCGGCATGACCCGGCAAAGCCCGGCCCCGGAAGCGGCGCTCTACATCACCAATGTCCTGCCCTGGCGCCCGCCGCAAAACCGCGACCCCAAGCCCGAGGAGGTGGCGATGATGCTGCCCTTCCTCGAACGCCATGTGGAACTGGCCGGCCCTGACGTGCTGATCCTGATGGGCAACCATTCCTGCGGGGCGCTTCTGGGCCGCAAGGGCATCACCCGTCTGCGCGGCCATTGGGTCGAGGCATTGGGGCGCCCGGCCTTGCCCATGTTCCACCCCGCCTACCTGTTGCGAAACCCCCATGCCAAGCGCGAGGCGTGGCATGATCTGCTGATGCTTCAGGCGCGCCTGAGAGAGGGGTAG
- a CDS encoding efflux RND transporter periplasmic adaptor subunit, producing the protein MRFLRRSLVGLFLLSVTVGILAYAGQSVFSAIQARLSSEPMQRPPRERVFSVNVATLTPETISPVLTAFGEVRSRRTLELRAEASGRVVDLHPGFEEGGRVEAGELILRVDPADAHSALEVARTDLSAAEADERDAIRTLALAKEELAATEDQAKLQRQALKRQQDLRSRGVGTDATVESAELAAAAANQAVVSRRQSVAQAEAALENARTAVARARISLAEAERDLADTELHASFSGTLSDVALVEGGLVSTNERVADLIDTEALEVSFRVSTVQYSRLLDDSGKLRPVPVVAALDVYGADLEATGRISRESGAVAEGQVGRLLYARLDQAAGFRPGDFVTVRVKEPALQGVARLPASAVNAASEVLVLAEEDRLETALVEVLRREGDDVILRAPGLYGRDVVMERSPLLGAGIKVRPLRPEAAGVPEEPDMVELTPERRKALISFIEANPMMPKEAKARVKAKLEQPKVPAQMVERIESRMGG; encoded by the coding sequence ATGCGATTTCTTCGCCGAAGCCTTGTCGGGCTGTTCCTGCTGTCCGTGACCGTGGGCATTCTGGCCTATGCCGGGCAGTCCGTGTTCTCTGCCATTCAGGCGCGGCTGTCCAGCGAGCCGATGCAGCGCCCGCCGCGGGAGCGGGTGTTTTCCGTCAATGTCGCGACCCTGACGCCAGAGACGATTTCGCCCGTGCTGACCGCCTTTGGCGAGGTCCGGTCGCGCCGCACGCTGGAATTGCGGGCCGAGGCCTCCGGGCGGGTGGTCGACCTGCATCCCGGTTTCGAAGAAGGCGGCCGGGTCGAGGCGGGGGAGTTGATCCTGCGCGTCGACCCGGCCGATGCGCACTCGGCGCTTGAGGTCGCCAGAACCGACCTGTCCGCGGCAGAGGCGGACGAGCGCGACGCGATCCGCACGCTGGCCCTGGCGAAGGAGGAACTTGCCGCGACCGAGGACCAGGCCAAGCTGCAACGGCAGGCGCTGAAGCGGCAGCAGGATCTGCGCAGCCGCGGGGTTGGCACCGACGCGACGGTAGAAAGCGCAGAGCTTGCCGCCGCCGCGGCGAACCAGGCGGTCGTGTCTCGACGGCAGTCGGTGGCTCAGGCCGAAGCGGCACTGGAAAACGCCCGAACGGCCGTGGCCCGCGCCCGCATTTCACTGGCCGAGGCCGAGCGCGACCTGGCCGATACCGAGCTTCACGCAAGTTTCAGCGGCACGCTCTCCGATGTTGCCCTGGTCGAGGGCGGGCTTGTCTCTACGAACGAGCGCGTGGCCGACCTGATCGATACCGAGGCGCTGGAGGTCTCTTTCCGCGTCTCCACCGTGCAATACAGCCGCCTGCTGGACGACAGCGGGAAACTCAGGCCCGTCCCCGTGGTTGCCGCGCTTGACGTCTATGGCGCCGATCTTGAGGCGACCGGGCGCATCAGCCGCGAAAGCGGCGCCGTGGCCGAGGGACAGGTGGGCCGGCTGCTTTACGCCCGGCTCGACCAGGCGGCCGGGTTCCGGCCCGGTGATTTCGTCACCGTCCGGGTGAAGGAACCTGCCTTGCAAGGGGTCGCGCGGCTTCCCGCCAGCGCGGTGAACGCGGCGTCAGAGGTTCTGGTGCTGGCCGAAGAGGACCGCCTGGAAACCGCACTGGTCGAGGTCCTGCGGAGAGAGGGCGACGACGTGATCCTGCGTGCCCCCGGCCTATATGGCCGCGACGTGGTGATGGAACGATCGCCCCTTCTGGGCGCGGGGATCAAGGTGCGCCCCCTGCGGCCCGAAGCCGCCGGCGTGCCGGAAGAACCCGACATGGTCGAACTGACGCCGGAACGTCGCAAGGCGCTTATCTCCTTCATCGAGGCCAACCCGATGATGCCGAAAGAGGCCAAGGCGCGCGTGAAGGCCAAGCTGGAACAGCCCAAAGTGCCCGCGCAGATGGTCGAGCGCATCGAATCCCGGATGGGGGGCTGA
- a CDS encoding aspartate carbamoyltransferase catalytic subunit → MDFRARHLLGIESLTQWDIRAILDLSDRYVDLSRGATKHSDVLAGLTQINMFFEASTRTQASFEIAGKRLGADVMNMAMQASSIKKGETLIDTALTLNAMHPDLLVVRHPHSGAVDLLSQKVNCAVLNAGDGRHEHPTQALLDALTIRRAKGRVQRLTVAICGDIAHSRVARSNILLLGKMENRVRLIGPPTLIPARAADLGVEVYGDMKEGLKDADVVMMLRLQKERMDGGFIPSEREYYHRFGLDAEKLAYAKEDAIVMHPGPMNRGVEIDGTLADDINRSVIQEQVEMGVAVRMAAMDLLARNLRAARAEEGGVNV, encoded by the coding sequence ATGGACTTTCGCGCGCGTCACCTTTTGGGCATCGAGTCCCTTACCCAATGGGACATCCGCGCCATCCTCGATCTGTCCGACAGGTATGTGGACCTGTCTCGGGGTGCTACCAAGCATTCCGATGTGCTGGCGGGCCTGACCCAGATCAACATGTTCTTCGAGGCGTCCACCCGCACGCAGGCGAGTTTCGAGATCGCGGGCAAGCGGCTGGGCGCGGACGTGATGAACATGGCGATGCAGGCGTCCAGCATCAAAAAGGGCGAAACCCTGATCGACACGGCGCTGACCCTGAACGCGATGCACCCCGACCTGCTGGTCGTGCGCCATCCGCATTCGGGCGCGGTGGACCTCTTGTCGCAGAAGGTCAATTGCGCGGTTCTGAATGCCGGCGACGGCCGGCACGAACACCCGACCCAGGCCTTGCTGGATGCCCTGACGATCCGCCGGGCCAAGGGCCGCGTCCAGCGGCTGACCGTCGCGATCTGCGGCGACATCGCCCATAGCCGCGTCGCGCGGTCGAACATCCTGCTGCTGGGCAAGATGGAAAACCGGGTGCGCCTGATCGGACCGCCGACCCTGATCCCCGCCCGCGCCGCCGATCTGGGGGTAGAGGTCTATGGCGACATGAAAGAGGGGCTGAAGGACGCGGACGTGGTGATGATGCTGCGGCTTCAGAAGGAACGGATGGACGGCGGGTTCATCCCCAGCGAGCGGGAGTATTATCACCGCTTCGGGCTGGATGCCGAAAAGCTGGCCTATGCGAAGGAAGACGCCATCGTGATGCACCCCGGCCCCATGAACCGCGGGGTGGAGATCGACGGTACGCTGGCCGACGACATCAACCGCTCGGTCATTCAGGAGCAGGTGGAGATGGGCGTGGCGGTGCGCATGGCGGCGATGGACCTGCTGGCCCGCAACCTGCGGGCCGCGCGGGCAGAGGAGGGCGGCGTCAATGTATGA